Genomic DNA from Alphaproteobacteria bacterium SS10:
CAGAATGAAGGCCGTCTCAGCTTCCGCTTTCTCTTCGGTTGGGGCGCTGCGGGCGGTACCGACGATACGCAGGCTGACCTCATAAACATCGTTCTGCATGTCGCGCGCTTGCACATCCACATTGATCTCAACCTGTGGTGCTTTCTGCGCAGCGGCAGCAAGGCTGGCCGGGGCCCGTGGGTTCTCAAACGAGAGATCCTTCACATACTGCGCCAGAATGGTGATCGGCGCTGGGGCTGGCTGGCCTTCACCAGCTTGGCCATTGGTCTGGGCGGTATCTTGGGTATCTGGCGTCGCGGTATCGGACATGGGTCAGGTCATCCCTGTAATGAGGTGTGTTGGGTATCTATTGGTAATTGGGCGCTGAGCTAACATGCGCCGGGTGCGAAACTCAAGCGGTGGCTGGCTGTTAAAGGCCTAGTTTGGGCGCGGCTTATCGCCTTCAGTCTCGTTCGGGGTATTCCCACGGCTGTCATCACCATCCTCGACAACCGTATAATCCCCTTCAATCACAACGGGATCACCGCTGGGCCGGGCTTGACCGCCTGGCGGATAACCACCCGCGCTCGTATGCACCGTGGCCCGATGCTTCAAACGGCTATGCAACCAGCCTGCGGTCAGGTTTCGTAGGCCCGGCAGGGCAAAGGCAAGGCCAACCATATCGGTCAGGAAGCCAGGGATAATCAGCAGAACGCCGCCAAAAATGGTGGTCAGGCCGACCATAGCCTCGGCCAACGGCTCTCGCTTGGTCTGCACCGTCGCGCGGGCTTGCTCGAATGACTGGCGGCCTTGGCTGCTGATCAATGCAATACCAATGGTGGCGCTGGTCAGTATCAACAGCAGGGTAATGGCGACGCCAACCTGCTCGCCCACCGCAACAAACATGGCGATTTCGGCGAGGGGCCAAGCAATCAGGATAATCAATGCGGGCATGGTTTATGGCCGTTTCATCTACCCCGTCACGGGGCTTTGACTGGTCTTTGAGGGCGGATTAATACCGGGCTGATAGCGCATATATGGGCCCTTGCCTGCAAAAAGCTGCGATATTTTCCGATAAGACTGCTCATCGAACCCTAGCAGTAATCGGCAAACGCCCCATCTTATGACCAAGAAGGTGATGGCCAATTGACCCATCGATGGCTAAGCTTTCTATGGGTTTAGAAGGTATATCGCTGATCTTTGGTCAGTAGCTTAATCCAGGCGCGCGGGCGGCACGTGGTTTGGAACGACACTTAGTTTAAGTGAGTGATGCGTGTTAACGCCGCCGGGACGACTACCGGGATACATCATGGAAATCATTATCTTTGGCATCATCGCGGGCGTTCTGATCGCACGCTTGAATAGCGTGTTGGGTCAAAAGAATGACGGCGACGAACTGCGCGGTTCCGGCAATCTGGCGCGCGATAACCAAAGCCAGGACGGCCAAGGTGCCGATGGCAATGTGATCCCAATGCCTGGCCGGGCTGATATGGGCCCACCGAATGAGCTTGATGACGATATGCCCATCTCTGTCGCCGCACAGATTGAGCGGGTTCAGCGGATCGACGGCAATTTCGATGAGGATCACTTCAATGAGGGTGCGAAAGCCGCATTTCCCATGATTGTTGAGGCCTTTGCCGCTGGCGAGAAGGAAGTGCTGCGCGACCTGCTTGATGACGGCATCTACCAAGACTTCGCTGCCGCCATTGATGACCGCGCGCAATCCGGTGAGACCATGACCACCGAGATTAAGGCCGTCCACGATGTTTCAGTTCTCGAGGCGAAAATTAAGGACCGCATGATCGAAGTGACGGTTCGCATCATCTCTGATCAGGTGAATGAGCTGACCCGCAAGCAAGCGGCCAACGAAGGCAGCGGTGTTGAGCCAGCAACAGTTGAGATCACCGATATCTGGACCTTTGCCCGCCCGGTCGGCAGCGACGTTCCGAACTGGAAGCTGATCGAGACCAGCGTCGACACGTAATCTCTCGCCCCCTTACCTCTAAAAGCCCCACATGAAACATCTGTTCTTTGCGCTGGCATTGGCAGCGCTTGCCGCCTGTGCGACCGCTGACACTGAGGATGCTGACACGCCGGATGAGGTGGTGTTATCGCCCGCCAGCTGGTCTGATCTACCTGGGTGGCGACGGGATCAGATTGCCGATATCCGACCCGCTCTCAATCGATCCTGCGACCGGATTGGGCGGCTTTCAGCAACCAGGAATATTGGCCCGGATGGTATTGGCGGCACCGCGGGTGATTGGCAGGTCATCTGTGACCAGCTGCAAAACACACCGGATCAGAACCTCCGCCCCGTTATCGAACAGATCCTGCAGCCCTATCGCGTGACCGGCACTGTTAGCGGTGAAACCGGCCTGTTCACTGGTTACTTCGAACCGTCCTTGAATGGCAGCCTGACCCAGACGGGTCCTTACCAGACCCCGATCCATGGCCGGCCAGATGATCTGGTGATGGTTCAGTTAGGCGGTTTCCGGGATGATTTGCGGGGACGTCGCATTGCCGGCCGGGTTCAGGACGGTCGCCTAACCCCGTTTGAAGATCGCGCCGAAATTGTCGATGGCGCGCTGCCCTCCGACACCCCGGTTTTAGCCTGGGCCGCCGATCCGATTGATGTGTTTTTCCTAGAAATTCAGGGCTCTGGGCGCGTGAACCTGCCCGATGGCGATCAACTGCGCATTGGTTATGCCGGGCAGAATGGCCATCCTTACGTCCCAATTGGACGGACGCTAATCGATGAGGGTGAGCTAACCCGCGAGAATGTCTCCCTTCAATCCATTCGGGAATGGCTGGCCGACAATCCTGCCGAGGCCCAGCGGGTCATGAATACCAACCCATCATATGTCTTCTTCCGGGAGATTGAGGGTGATGGCCCGATCGGTGCTGAAGGTGTCGCGCTAACCCCGGGCCGTAGCCTGGCGGTTGATCGCAGCATCATGCCGCTTGGCGTGCCGATGTTTTTGGATGCTGATGATCCCCTCGATCCCACCCAGCGGTTTCAGCGTTTGATGATGGCACAGGATACTGGCGGTGCCATTCGTGGTGCCGTGCGTGGTGACGTGTTTTGGGGTGATGGTGCCGAGGCTGAATTGCGGGCAGGAAAGATGCGCAGCTCTGGCCGTTATTGGCTGTTACTGCCACGCAGCTTAGGCGGGCAACAGCTTGCGGTCGCGCAGGAAGCCCAATAGCGGCAATAGCGGTAACCCGCGGATTGAGAACTCATCCCCATCCACGGCTTGGAACAGATGCGGGCCGAGGCCTTCAATCTGATAACCACCCACACAGTTCAGCAGATCTGGCCCCGCCGCTTCCACGTATCGGGTGATAAAGGCCTCACTTAATGGCCTTACCTTTAGCCTTGGTCGCGCCACCTGATGCCAAATCCTGGCACCCTTATGGAGTAGGACGGCGGCCGTCTCTAACGTATGGACCTTGCCAGAGATGGCACGCAGGTGATCGGCAAGCTCATCCATATCGGCCGGTTTATCAAACCAGCGATCCTTATCACCATCGCTCAAAGCCATGATCTGATCACAGCCGAGGACATATTGATCCGGATAGTTCGCCGCCACACGCTTGGCCTTGGTCTCGGCCAAGGCCCCCGCTGTTTCCATGGCGTTCAGACCACCCGCGCGGCAGGAGGCTTTCACCTCTTCCTCATCAACTGCGGCGGGTTGAACAATCAGCTCAACCCCGACAGCCTCAAGCATGGCCCGACGTGATGCGGAGCCTGAGGCCAGTACCAGCGGTTCAGCGGATAAAATGGCGTTACTCATCGCCGGTGTTGCCAGCCTCATCGACCGCACCGTGCATTTTCTGACGACGGCGGGTTAGCAGCATCATCACTTCAGCGGCGGTTTCCTCGATCGACCGACGGGTCACATCAATTACCGGCCAACCATGCTTAGCGTAATAGCGACGGGCCTCTAGCACCTCGGCACGGACCTTATCGGGATCAACATAATCGGTCTGTTCATCCTGCTTCAGCATGCGTAGGCGCTGCTGGCGAATTTGAACCAGGCGATCAGGATCCTTGGTCAAACCAACGATAATCGGCTTGGTCGCATCATGCAGGGCGTTGGGTAGCGGGGTGCCAGGGACATAAGGAATGTTAGCGGCCTTAATCCCACGATTACCAAGATAGATGCAGGTTGGCGTCTTAGAGGTTCGGGATACGCCCAGCAGCACCACATCAGCCTCATAAAGCCGCTGACCCATCTGACCATCATCATTGGCGAGGGCAAAATCCATCGCCTCAATACGATCAAAATACGCCTCATCAAGAGAGTGCTGACGACCGGGCTGTGAGTGGCGCTCTTGATCCAGATACATGGCAAGCGCGTTCATCACCGGATCGAGTACAGGCACGCATGGCATGCGCAGCTCTTGGCACCGGGCGACAACCTTATTGCGAAGGTCATCATCAACCAGGGTCACCATCACCATACCTGGAAACCGCTCAAGCTCCTCAAGCACGAGGGATAGCTGGCGTTCGGTGCGCACCAGGTTCCAGAAATGCTCAATCGGCTCAACATTATCGAACTGGGACAAGGCAGCGCGCGCGACGCTGTTAATGGTCTCACCACTACTGTCTGAGATCAGATGCAGGTGAAACTGACGCTTATCGACCTGTTCCATATCGCCGGGGGAGGAGGTGGACTCTGTCACGGAGGATATCACCGTCATGGGGATTGTTCTGGGGAAGGATAGAGGCACAGTATGTGCGAAAGCGGCCTCAACTGCCTTAGCCTTCGAAAGCATGCCCACTGACTGTCGCTTTATCATAGCCCTATCCCAAGGTGGATGGTTTTTCCCGCACTACCCGGCACCCGGGCACAACGGTTTTACATTCCACCAGCCGTCCACCGACCGATGATCAGTCATCCACGATTGCGACCCTATCTGTAAGCCGCAGTATCTGGATGCCTCCCACCGTTGTACCGGCTTTTCACAGGGATGAGTGGACGTCGAAGAAAGTAGGGCTAAAAGCCTGTGGGCAAGCTATGGAAAAGCGTTAATCCCCAATTCCCACAGGGATCCACTAAACAACAACAAATCATATTATAATTAATAATTAGTAATGGTTGGGTGCTTCGTGTTGACCGGGTGTCGCAAAAATGGCCTTTTGTGCCCGGCCAAATGAAGGCGATTAGTACGGAGTTTTAGACCGGTACCCGCCTCCCGTGGTAAGCCTGTTTATCTGCTGTTTTTGGGAATTTCTTTCAGATGTCTGATTTCGACCAATCGGTACCGACAGGGGAACAAGGGGCTGCAGGGAATGCTGTTCAGGCAGCAGCTGAGGATCCAGCTGCACAGCCAGAGGCGGCGACCAAGCTCTTTCTCGAAATCCTAGATGGCGATATCGCCGAACGCCCAGCCTTCTGGTTCCTACGCCAAGCCGGTCGTTACATGCAGGAATACCGGGATGTTCGCGCCAAGGCAGGTAGCTTCCTGAACCTCGTGACTAACCCGCAATTGGCAGCCGAAGTGACGTTGCAGCCAATTCGCCGTTTCCACCCCGATGCGGCCATCGTGTTCTCAGACATCCTGATGGTTCCCTACGCACTTCAGCAGAAGTTGGAGTTTGTGGAAGGTGAGGGGCCAAAGCTCGATCCCATTCGTGAATTCAACGATATGGGCAAGCTAACCCCAGCCAACATCAAAGAACGGGTGGCCCACGCCACCGAGACCGTGAAACTGGCGAAGGCCGGTTTGCCGGAAGATGTGGCGATGATCGGTTTTGCCGGCTCACCTTGGACGGTTGCCACCTACATGGTTGAGGGTGGCGGCACCAAAGACTTCGCGATGGCGAAAAAATGGGCCTATCGCGATCCGCGCGGCTTTAACGGCCTGCTAACCGTGATCATTGAAACCACGGTTGAGTTCCTCTCCGCCCAGATTGAGGGTGGGGTTGAGGCCGTCATGCTGTTCGACAGCCATGCTGGCGCATTACCGCCGCAGCTTTATGAACCCCTGGTGGTTCGCCCGACCCAACGGTTGGTGAAGGCATTGAAGGCACGGCATCCAAAGACGCCGATCATTGGTTTCCCGCGCGGTGTTGGTGAAAACTACCAACACTTCGCCAAGATCACCGGCATCAACGCCATCCATATCGATGAGTTTGTGACGCCGAAATATGCCTATGATCACCTCTCCATGCTGATGCCAGTGCAGGGTAATATCGATCCCGGCGCTGTCCTTGCCGGCGGTGAAGCCCTGAAAAAGGCAGCAGAGAGCATCATGATGCGGATGTGTGATCGGCCATTTATCCTGAATGTTGGTCATGGTTTGAACAAAGCCACGCCAATTCGCCATGTTGAGTATCTGGCAGACCTTACCCGCCGTTTCTCAAACCTCGCGGCGGCGGCTGAAATGATGGCAATGGATTAATCCAGCGCCACTAGTCACCTACCGAAAACCGGTTTTGTCAGATGGATAATCCCTATCTCTGGGTTAAGGCAGCGCACATCATTGCCATGACTGCCTGGATGGCCGGTCAGTTCTATCTGCCACGGCTTTACGTCTATCACGTGGAAAACGGCCAAACCGGGCCAAAGGCTGAAATGCTCCAAGTCATGGAGCGTAAGCTTTTGAAACTCATTATGAATCCGGCGATGATCGCGACCTGGGTTCTGGGTATCACCCTACTGGTTATGAACCCAGCCTGGCTTGAGGCCGGTTGGATGCATGCGAAGATCACCCTGGTTGTCTTGATGAGTGGTTTTCACGGTGCCTGCTCAAAATGGCGTAAGGAATTGGCGGCTGGCACTTGCACCAAAACCAGCAAGTTCTTCCGTATCGCCAATGAAGTTCCAACGGTTCTGCTGATCCTGATTGTGATCTTGGTGGTGGTACAACCGTTTTAATCGGCGGGTTTATTGGGATTGACGCCACAGTGCGGCTGACATAGTGTCGGATTAATCCCTGTTTGTTGAACAACATGGCTGGCCCGCAACCGCGCGGTCCGGTGGTTCCTGGTTAAAGGCGCTGAACGCCCAATGCCGCGATGTTAAGGAGCCGCAAGCTGGGTTCTCCGCCTGGCTTTATTGATTACCAGCACTGAAGGCTGGCTCAACAAGACGTTTTAGCGACGGTTAACCCCTGTTTTACCCAATCGCTGGATCGTCAAATACCCAAAGAAATCAGTTTCTTATTGGCCAGTTTCCCGCCGATCCACCCAATCTCCCAAACCGACATCATCCTTTGTTGCGCACATGAATCTTCAAGACCTCAAAGAAAAGACACCGCAAGAACTCCTCGCCTTCGCTGAGGAGCTCGAGATCGAGAACGCAAGCAGCCTCCGCAAGCAGGAGCTTATGTTCGCCTGCCTACAGCAGTTGGCGACCAACGATGTGGCGATCTATGGCGGTGGTGTGCTG
This window encodes:
- the secB gene encoding protein-export chaperone SecB, producing MSDTATPDTQDTAQTNGQAGEGQPAPAPITILAQYVKDLSFENPRAPASLAAAAQKAPQVEINVDVQARDMQNDVYEVSLRIVGTARSAPTEEKAEAETAFILDLSYGGLFRLQGVKDELRKPVLLIEAPRLLFPFAREIMANVSRQGGFPPLLINPVDFADLYRRQAMAAGGDTVQGTAPAAGDADDKFNV
- a CDS encoding FxsA family protein; the protein is MPALIILIAWPLAEIAMFVAVGEQVGVAITLLLILTSATIGIALISSQGRQSFEQARATVQTKREPLAEAMVGLTTIFGGVLLIIPGFLTDMVGLAFALPGLRNLTAGWLHSRLKHRATVHTSAGGYPPGGQARPSGDPVVIEGDYTVVEDGDDSRGNTPNETEGDKPRPN
- a CDS encoding Tim44 domain-containing protein, with the protein product MEIIIFGIIAGVLIARLNSVLGQKNDGDELRGSGNLARDNQSQDGQGADGNVIPMPGRADMGPPNELDDDMPISVAAQIERVQRIDGNFDEDHFNEGAKAAFPMIVEAFAAGEKEVLRDLLDDGIYQDFAAAIDDRAQSGETMTTEIKAVHDVSVLEAKIKDRMIEVTVRIISDQVNELTRKQAANEGSGVEPATVEITDIWTFARPVGSDVPNWKLIETSVDT
- a CDS encoding MltA domain-containing protein translates to MKHLFFALALAALAACATADTEDADTPDEVVLSPASWSDLPGWRRDQIADIRPALNRSCDRIGRLSATRNIGPDGIGGTAGDWQVICDQLQNTPDQNLRPVIEQILQPYRVTGTVSGETGLFTGYFEPSLNGSLTQTGPYQTPIHGRPDDLVMVQLGGFRDDLRGRRIAGRVQDGRLTPFEDRAEIVDGALPSDTPVLAWAADPIDVFFLEIQGSGRVNLPDGDQLRIGYAGQNGHPYVPIGRTLIDEGELTRENVSLQSIREWLADNPAEAQRVMNTNPSYVFFREIEGDGPIGAEGVALTPGRSLAVDRSIMPLGVPMFLDADDPLDPTQRFQRLMMAQDTGGAIRGAVRGDVFWGDGAEAELRAGKMRSSGRYWLLLPRSLGGQQLAVAQEAQ
- a CDS encoding Maf family protein, encoding MSNAILSAEPLVLASGSASRRAMLEAVGVELIVQPAAVDEEEVKASCRAGGLNAMETAGALAETKAKRVAANYPDQYVLGCDQIMALSDGDKDRWFDKPADMDELADHLRAISGKVHTLETAAVLLHKGARIWHQVARPRLKVRPLSEAFITRYVEAAGPDLLNCVGGYQIEGLGPHLFQAVDGDEFSIRGLPLLPLLGFLRDRKLLPA
- a CDS encoding kinase/pyrophosphorylase, which produces MEQVDKRQFHLHLISDSSGETINSVARAALSQFDNVEPIEHFWNLVRTERQLSLVLEELERFPGMVMVTLVDDDLRNKVVARCQELRMPCVPVLDPVMNALAMYLDQERHSQPGRQHSLDEAYFDRIEAMDFALANDDGQMGQRLYEADVVLLGVSRTSKTPTCIYLGNRGIKAANIPYVPGTPLPNALHDATKPIIVGLTKDPDRLVQIRQQRLRMLKQDEQTDYVDPDKVRAEVLEARRYYAKHGWPVIDVTRRSIEETAAEVMMLLTRRRQKMHGAVDEAGNTGDE
- the hemE gene encoding uroporphyrinogen decarboxylase — protein: MSDFDQSVPTGEQGAAGNAVQAAAEDPAAQPEAATKLFLEILDGDIAERPAFWFLRQAGRYMQEYRDVRAKAGSFLNLVTNPQLAAEVTLQPIRRFHPDAAIVFSDILMVPYALQQKLEFVEGEGPKLDPIREFNDMGKLTPANIKERVAHATETVKLAKAGLPEDVAMIGFAGSPWTVATYMVEGGGTKDFAMAKKWAYRDPRGFNGLLTVIIETTVEFLSAQIEGGVEAVMLFDSHAGALPPQLYEPLVVRPTQRLVKALKARHPKTPIIGFPRGVGENYQHFAKITGINAIHIDEFVTPKYAYDHLSMLMPVQGNIDPGAVLAGGEALKKAAESIMMRMCDRPFILNVGHGLNKATPIRHVEYLADLTRRFSNLAAAAEMMAMD
- the hemJ gene encoding protoporphyrinogen oxidase HemJ — translated: MDNPYLWVKAAHIIAMTAWMAGQFYLPRLYVYHVENGQTGPKAEMLQVMERKLLKLIMNPAMIATWVLGITLLVMNPAWLEAGWMHAKITLVVLMSGFHGACSKWRKELAAGTCTKTSKFFRIANEVPTVLLILIVILVVVQPF